In one window of Branchiostoma lanceolatum isolate klBraLanc5 chromosome 15, klBraLanc5.hap2, whole genome shotgun sequence DNA:
- the LOC136449306 gene encoding elongator complex protein 6-like isoform X3, which translates to MMGYPRWRRPLQIFKGQFVLISDSLTDGSFLIHHFLSLYIKGGWKVCLLALAQSFGHYNAVGQKLGVPLTQAREKGQLRFIDGLKCSLQMYTCTPQEGQGENPLRVLRDKKATLRPLYDLVKTQVCSEEGVLDGPTLLLVDDLSVLVSLGVSAKDVSDFMHYCRVLMCPTQQSQGAIVSLVHKDADVEDEENSTLFRHMAYHGTVHLAVEGLSSGYSRDVHGQVTVTFRNVQDPSQSQTRKRRLQYKVEERNVSFFAPGTSRAVL; encoded by the exons ATGATGggatatccaagatggcggcgcccacTGCAAATTTTCAAA GGCCAGTTTGTGCTGATCTCTGACAGTCTGACAGATGGAAGTTTCCTCATCCATCACTTCTTGTCACTCTACATCAAAG GTGGATGGAAGGTGTGTCTTCTTGCTCTGGCGCAGTCCTTTGGGCACTACAATGCTGTTGGACAGAAACTA GGTGTTCCCCTGACCCAAGCGAGAGAGAAAGGACAGCTCAGATTCATAGATGGGTTGAAGTGTTCCCTAcagatgtacacatgtacaccacaGGAAGGGCAGGGCGAAAATCCACTCAGAGTTCTCAG GGACAAGAAAGCAACCCTACGACCTCTGTACGACCTTGTAAAAACACAGGTCTGTAGTGAAGAAGGTGTTCTAGATGGTCCCACCCTGCTCCTTGTGGATGACTTGAGTGTTCTTGTGAGTCTTGGCGTGTCTGCCAAAGACGTCTCAGACTTCATGCACTACTGTAGGGTCCTCATGTGCCCTACACAACAG AGTCAGGGAGCCATAGTGTCACTTGTACACAAAGATGCAGATGTGGAAGATGAGGAAAATAGCACCTTATTCAGACACATGGCATACCACGGAACAGTCCATTTGGCTGTGGAGGGGTTGTCTAGCGGATACAGTAGGGATGTACATGGGCAG GTGACTGTAACTTTCCGGAATGTCCAGGATCCCAGCCAATCACAGACCAGGAAGAGGAGACTACAGTACAAAGTGGAGGAACGGAATGTCTCCTTTTTTGCTCCTGGGACGTCGCGAGCCGTTCTGTAA
- the LOC136449306 gene encoding elongator complex protein 6-like isoform X2 — MFTELNIILGFDHLKPPKGQFVLISDSLTDGSFLIHHFLSLYIKGGWKVCLLALAQSFGHYNAVGQKLGVPLTQAREKGQLRFIDGLKCSLQMYTCTPQEGQGENPLRVLRDKKATLRPLYDLVKTQVCSEEGVLDGPTLLLVDDLSVLVSLGVSAKDVSDFMHYCRVLMCPTQQSQGAIVSLVHKDADVEDEENSTLFRHMAYHGTVHLAVEGLSSGYSRDVHGQVTVTFRNVQDPSQSQTRKRRLQYKVEERNVSFFAPGTSRAVL, encoded by the exons ATGTTTACTGAATTGAATATAATCCTTGGTTTTGACCATTTAAAGCCTCCAAAG GGCCAGTTTGTGCTGATCTCTGACAGTCTGACAGATGGAAGTTTCCTCATCCATCACTTCTTGTCACTCTACATCAAAG GTGGATGGAAGGTGTGTCTTCTTGCTCTGGCGCAGTCCTTTGGGCACTACAATGCTGTTGGACAGAAACTA GGTGTTCCCCTGACCCAAGCGAGAGAGAAAGGACAGCTCAGATTCATAGATGGGTTGAAGTGTTCCCTAcagatgtacacatgtacaccacaGGAAGGGCAGGGCGAAAATCCACTCAGAGTTCTCAG GGACAAGAAAGCAACCCTACGACCTCTGTACGACCTTGTAAAAACACAGGTCTGTAGTGAAGAAGGTGTTCTAGATGGTCCCACCCTGCTCCTTGTGGATGACTTGAGTGTTCTTGTGAGTCTTGGCGTGTCTGCCAAAGACGTCTCAGACTTCATGCACTACTGTAGG gtCCTGATGTGCCCCACACAACAG AGTCAGGGAGCCATAGTGTCACTTGTACACAAAGATGCAGATGTGGAAGATGAGGAAAATAGCACCTTATTCAGACACATGGCATACCACGGAACAGTCCATTTGGCTGTGGAGGGGTTGTCTAGCGGATACAGTAGGGATGTACATGGGCAG GTGACTGTAACTTTCCGGAATGTCCAGGATCCCAGCCAATCACAGACCAGGAAGAGGAGACTACAGTACAAAGTGGAGGAACGGAATGTCTCCTTTTTTGCTCCTGGGACGTCGCGAGCCGTTCTGTAA
- the LOC136449305 gene encoding outer dynein arm-docking complex subunit 4-like isoform X2 translates to MYDEEEGEEGPKSSFVTYLSEGDKLFDNGEYRKALESYSTALEIQPEDKTCLVARAKCYLALGDSDAALRDAEAALKDDKEYIKGLLMKAEALYSKGDFEHSLVFYHRGHKLRPEVDEFRLGIQKAQEAINNSVGAPSSVKLENKGDTSFLSKQEDNKKAARRPAYQKPQKQTTQKSNKQKPKPKENQKTIKQLLGELYADKEYLEKLLKDEDLIKGSSQTGMAIYELVTDGIQYLDTRTEFWRQQKPMYARKRDKVVARQGFQRQKKPRIREAAADPANYILKNLEEIDQALAEGHAEESLKQAEKTLKTVDSWSEDDVPNKPDVVGNLHSCIGNALLELGKMGDALQHHQKDMDMAEKHNLEDARSRALDNLGRVYARMGKFEKAIENWERKLPMAKTPLEKTWLYHEIGRCNLELNENDKAHDYGERSFAEAQEADDEVWQLNASVLIAQAEVRQGQLEGAVQSFERSLDMAKAQGDSAAEVAIRRALDDVNNRIAKKEKDSRPSSAAKDQKTEEDDKKEPEPEPEAEANYEEDFDKEDDKEDEKEEEPVKEEAEEPKEEVPAEKEGGASPVPEFEVQEKTDE, encoded by the exons ATGTACGACGAAGAGGAAGGAGAGGAAGGGCCAAAGAGCTCCTTCGTAACCTACCTGTCCGAGGGAGACAAGCTCTTCGACAATGGAGAATACAGAAAAGCTCTTGAGAGCTACAGCACG GCGTTGGAAATCCAGCCTGAGGACAAGACATGCCTGGTGGCCAGGGCGAAGTGCTACCTCGCTCTGGGCGACTCGGACGCAGCGCTTAGAGACGCCGAGGCGGCACTGAAGGACGACAAGGAGTACATCAAG gGTTTACTGATGAAGGCTGAGGCTCTGTACTCCAAGGGTGACTTTGAGCACTCGCTGGTGTTCTACCACCGTGGGCACAAGCTGAGGCCGGAGGTCGACGAGTTCAGACTCGGCATCCAGAAGGCACAGGAGGCCATCAACAACTCTGTTGGTG CTCCGAGTTCTGTGAAGCTTGAGAACAAGGGGGACACTTCATTCCTCAGCAAGCAAGAAGAT AATAAGAAAGCAGCACGCCGGCCAGCCTACCAGAAACCACAGAAACAGACCACACAAAAgagcaacaaacaaaagccCAAACCCAAGGAAAACCAGAAGACTATCAAACAACTCCTTGGAGAACTGTATGCTGACAAGGAGTATCTGGAGAAACTACTCAAGGATGAAG ACTTGATCAAGGGAAGCTCGCAGACTGGCATGGCAATCTACGAGCTTGTCACCGACGGAATCCAGTACTTGGACACAAGGACGGAGTTCTGGCGCCAACAGAAGCCCATGTACGCCCGGAAACGGGACAAGGTGGTCGCACGGCAGGGCTTCCAGCGGCAGAAGAAACCCCGCATTAGGGAAGCTGCGGCGGATCCTGCTAACTACATCCTGAAGAACCTTGAGGAAATCGATCAGG CCCTTGCAGAGGGACACGCAGAGGAGAGTCTGAAGCAGGCGGAGAAGACTCTGAAGACAGTGGATAGTTGGTCGGAGGACGACGTCCCCAACAAGCCTGATGTCGTTGGAAACCTTCACAGTTGTATAG GCAATGCCTTGTTGGAGTTAGGAAAAATGGGAGATGCTTTACAACATCACCAGAAAGACATGGACATGGCAGAGAAACA CAATCTGGAGGATGCTCGGTCTCGAGCCCTGGACAACCTGGGGAGAGTGTACGCGAGGATGGGCAAGTTTGAGAAGGCTATTGAAAA TTGGGAGCGCAAACTACCCATGGCAAAGACCCCACTAGAGAAGACTTGGCTGTACCACGAGATCGGACGCTGCAACCTGGAACTTAACGAGAACGACAAAGCGCATGACTACGGGGAGAGGTCCTTTGCTGAGGCTCAGGAAGCTGATGATGAGGTCTGGCAGCTGAATGCAAGTGTGCTGATCGCCCAGGCAGAAG TGAGACAAGGACAACTTGAAGGAGCGGTACAATCGTTTGAACGCTCGCTCGACATGGCAAAGGCACAGGGAGACTCGGCCGCTGAAGTCGCCATCAGGAGAGCGTTGGATGATGTCAACAACCGTATCGCTAAGAAAGAGAAGGACAGCCGACCGTCGTCTGCCGCTAAAGACCAGAAAACAGAAGAAGATGACAAGAAGGAGCCAGAACCAGAGCCAG AAGCAGAAGCTAACTATGAAGAAGACTTTGACAAGGAAGATGACAAGgaagatgaaaaagaagaggAGCCTGTTAAGGAGGAAGCAGAAGAGCCTAAGGAGGAGGTCCCAGCGGAGAAAGAGGGCGGGGCGTCGCCTGTACCGGAGTTTGAGGTCCAGGAGAAGACGGATGAGTAG
- the LOC136449305 gene encoding outer dynein arm-docking complex subunit 4-like isoform X1: protein MYDEEEGEEGPKSSFVTYLSEGDKLFDNGEYRKALESYSTALEIQPEDKTCLVARAKCYLALGDSDAALRDAEAALKDDKEYIKGLLMKAEALYSKGDFEHSLVFYHRGHKLRPEVDEFRLGIQKAQEAINNSVGAPSSVKLENKGDTSFLSKQEDNKKAARRPAYQKPQKQTTQKSNKQKPKPKENQKTIKQLLGELYADKEYLEKLLKDEDLIKGSSQTGMAIYELVTDGIQYLDTRTEFWRQQKPMYARKRDKVVARQGFQRQKKPRIREAAADPANYILKNLEEIDQALAEGHAEESLKQAEKTLKTVDSWSEDDVPNKPDVVGNLHSCIGNALLELGKMGDALQHHQKDMDMAEKHNLEDARSRALDNLGRVYARMGKFEKAIENWERKLPMAKTPLEKTWLYHEIGRCNLELNENDKAHDYGERSFAEAQEADDEVWQLNASVLIAQAEVRQGQLEGAVQSFERSLDMAKAQGDSAAEVAIRRALDDVNNRIAKKEKDSRPSSAAKDQKTEEDDKKEPEPEPAEAEANYEEDFDKEDDKEDEKEEEPVKEEAEEPKEEVPAEKEGGASPVPEFEVQEKTDE from the exons ATGTACGACGAAGAGGAAGGAGAGGAAGGGCCAAAGAGCTCCTTCGTAACCTACCTGTCCGAGGGAGACAAGCTCTTCGACAATGGAGAATACAGAAAAGCTCTTGAGAGCTACAGCACG GCGTTGGAAATCCAGCCTGAGGACAAGACATGCCTGGTGGCCAGGGCGAAGTGCTACCTCGCTCTGGGCGACTCGGACGCAGCGCTTAGAGACGCCGAGGCGGCACTGAAGGACGACAAGGAGTACATCAAG gGTTTACTGATGAAGGCTGAGGCTCTGTACTCCAAGGGTGACTTTGAGCACTCGCTGGTGTTCTACCACCGTGGGCACAAGCTGAGGCCGGAGGTCGACGAGTTCAGACTCGGCATCCAGAAGGCACAGGAGGCCATCAACAACTCTGTTGGTG CTCCGAGTTCTGTGAAGCTTGAGAACAAGGGGGACACTTCATTCCTCAGCAAGCAAGAAGAT AATAAGAAAGCAGCACGCCGGCCAGCCTACCAGAAACCACAGAAACAGACCACACAAAAgagcaacaaacaaaagccCAAACCCAAGGAAAACCAGAAGACTATCAAACAACTCCTTGGAGAACTGTATGCTGACAAGGAGTATCTGGAGAAACTACTCAAGGATGAAG ACTTGATCAAGGGAAGCTCGCAGACTGGCATGGCAATCTACGAGCTTGTCACCGACGGAATCCAGTACTTGGACACAAGGACGGAGTTCTGGCGCCAACAGAAGCCCATGTACGCCCGGAAACGGGACAAGGTGGTCGCACGGCAGGGCTTCCAGCGGCAGAAGAAACCCCGCATTAGGGAAGCTGCGGCGGATCCTGCTAACTACATCCTGAAGAACCTTGAGGAAATCGATCAGG CCCTTGCAGAGGGACACGCAGAGGAGAGTCTGAAGCAGGCGGAGAAGACTCTGAAGACAGTGGATAGTTGGTCGGAGGACGACGTCCCCAACAAGCCTGATGTCGTTGGAAACCTTCACAGTTGTATAG GCAATGCCTTGTTGGAGTTAGGAAAAATGGGAGATGCTTTACAACATCACCAGAAAGACATGGACATGGCAGAGAAACA CAATCTGGAGGATGCTCGGTCTCGAGCCCTGGACAACCTGGGGAGAGTGTACGCGAGGATGGGCAAGTTTGAGAAGGCTATTGAAAA TTGGGAGCGCAAACTACCCATGGCAAAGACCCCACTAGAGAAGACTTGGCTGTACCACGAGATCGGACGCTGCAACCTGGAACTTAACGAGAACGACAAAGCGCATGACTACGGGGAGAGGTCCTTTGCTGAGGCTCAGGAAGCTGATGATGAGGTCTGGCAGCTGAATGCAAGTGTGCTGATCGCCCAGGCAGAAG TGAGACAAGGACAACTTGAAGGAGCGGTACAATCGTTTGAACGCTCGCTCGACATGGCAAAGGCACAGGGAGACTCGGCCGCTGAAGTCGCCATCAGGAGAGCGTTGGATGATGTCAACAACCGTATCGCTAAGAAAGAGAAGGACAGCCGACCGTCGTCTGCCGCTAAAGACCAGAAAACAGAAGAAGATGACAAGAAGGAGCCAGAACCAGAGCCAG CAGAAGCAGAAGCTAACTATGAAGAAGACTTTGACAAGGAAGATGACAAGgaagatgaaaaagaagaggAGCCTGTTAAGGAGGAAGCAGAAGAGCCTAAGGAGGAGGTCCCAGCGGAGAAAGAGGGCGGGGCGTCGCCTGTACCGGAGTTTGAGGTCCAGGAGAAGACGGATGAGTAG
- the LOC136449306 gene encoding elongator complex protein 6-like isoform X1, whose amino-acid sequence MFTELNIILGFDHLKPPKGQFVLISDSLTDGSFLIHHFLSLYIKGGWKVCLLALAQSFGHYNAVGQKLGVPLTQAREKGQLRFIDGLKCSLQMYTCTPQEGQGENPLRVLRDKKATLRPLYDLVKTQVCSEEGVLDGPTLLLVDDLSVLVSLGVSAKDVSDFMHYCRVLMCPTQQSQGAIVSLVHKDADVEDEENSTLFRHMAYHGTVHLAVEGLSSGYSRDVHGQVTVTFRNVQDPSQSQTRKRRLQYKVEERNVSFFAPGTSRAVL is encoded by the exons ATGTTTACTGAATTGAATATAATCCTTGGTTTTGACCATTTAAAGCCTCCAAAG GGCCAGTTTGTGCTGATCTCTGACAGTCTGACAGATGGAAGTTTCCTCATCCATCACTTCTTGTCACTCTACATCAAAG GTGGATGGAAGGTGTGTCTTCTTGCTCTGGCGCAGTCCTTTGGGCACTACAATGCTGTTGGACAGAAACTA GGTGTTCCCCTGACCCAAGCGAGAGAGAAAGGACAGCTCAGATTCATAGATGGGTTGAAGTGTTCCCTAcagatgtacacatgtacaccacaGGAAGGGCAGGGCGAAAATCCACTCAGAGTTCTCAG GGACAAGAAAGCAACCCTACGACCTCTGTACGACCTTGTAAAAACACAGGTCTGTAGTGAAGAAGGTGTTCTAGATGGTCCCACCCTGCTCCTTGTGGATGACTTGAGTGTTCTTGTGAGTCTTGGCGTGTCTGCCAAAGACGTCTCAGACTTCATGCACTACTGTAGGGTCCTCATGTGCCCTACACAACAG AGTCAGGGAGCCATAGTGTCACTTGTACACAAAGATGCAGATGTGGAAGATGAGGAAAATAGCACCTTATTCAGACACATGGCATACCACGGAACAGTCCATTTGGCTGTGGAGGGGTTGTCTAGCGGATACAGTAGGGATGTACATGGGCAG GTGACTGTAACTTTCCGGAATGTCCAGGATCCCAGCCAATCACAGACCAGGAAGAGGAGACTACAGTACAAAGTGGAGGAACGGAATGTCTCCTTTTTTGCTCCTGGGACGTCGCGAGCCGTTCTGTAA